TATGCTTTATTCAACTATTTCAATCATAAATGGCACAGAAACAATGAAATAATAAAAACCATCAAAAACATGATACAAAAAGCAGCCTAAATAAATGAAAAAAAGGATATACCAATTTCCACACTAATATTGACATTACCGCTATTCCATTTCATAATCGTATAAGAAATTGTATGCTATCTCGCATGACTCATGGCAACCCTTTTTTCCTTGACTTGATCGCAAAAAAAGGCGATTTATAAACACTATGAACGACTTGATCAATGAAGTTAAAGTAAATCGAAAGAAAGTAATCAGGTCGATTCTTATCCTGGCGGCGCTCTTCTCCATACTTGCGGCGATTATCTTTTATCGATTATATATGATATACCAGAAGGATCTTCCATCTTTCGAGAGTCTTCATAACATTGAACCGTCTCTGAAAACCAAGATTTATTCGGCTGATGGAACCCTTCTTCAGGAGTATTTTAACGAGAATCGTGTCCTCACTCCTTATAAAGAAATTCCCGGGAAGATGGTTGATATGCTGCTCGCGGTTGAGGACAGAGAATTCTTTGACCATTGGGGTGTCAATATTGGGCGGACTCTCAAAGCGACTTTGATTGACTTGGTACGCTGGCGACGCGCCCAGGGTGCTTCCACCATCACCCAGCAACTCGCCAGGATGCTCTTTCTTCATCGCCGGAAAACTTTCGAGAGGAAGATAAAGGAGGCCTTAACCGCGATTAAGTTGGAACGGACCTATTCCAAAGAAGAAATCCTGCAGATGTACCTCAATCAGTACTATTTCGGGCGGGGTGCTTATGGTCTATCAGCCTCCGCTCGGGCCTATTTCGACAAATCGATTGAGGATTTGACCGTCAGTGACTGTGCCCTGCTTGTTGGGCTGCTTAAGGCCCCCAGCCGTTATAATCTTGTCGATTCCACCGAGCAGGCGCTTAGAATTCGCAACAACTCATTATATTCCTATTATGACTGGGGGAAAATATCCAGGAGAGAATATGATTCCCTCCAGGAACTTCCGCTCGAATTGAAATCGCCCGAGGAACAGACCGGGCGCGCCCCTTATTTTACCGAACTCATTCGGCAGTACATTCTCGACAGGTACGGCGAGGATCAGCTCTATTCGGGCGGCCTGAAAGTAATCAGCACTCTCCACTGGGGTCTTCAGGAGCAGGCGGAACGGGCCATGAAAGAAAAGCTCGATACCATGCAGGCCTTCTACGAGCGCGTCTATAGCATCAATAATCCCTATTATACCTTCCTAATTCCCGCGCCGGCTGGAGGATATGCCCGAAGAGCTTATAAGGAAATACAGGGGGCGGCCGTGGCCATAAATAATGAAAATGCCAATGTCCTGGTAATGGTCGGCGGAAAATCATTTGTCGAGAGCAAATTCAACCGGGCCACGCAGGCTTTGCGGCAGCCGGGGTCGGCCTTTAAGCCATTTGTTTATACGGCGGCCATGGACAACGGGTATCACCCCAGCGACATTTTCTATGACAACTCCATTGTCCTCAATATCCCGGGCGCAAAGGAGTGGCGGCCGCAAAATTTCGATGATGAATTCATGGGGGAAATGACCCTGCGCGACGGCCTCCGACTTTCACGCAATCTGATTGCTATTAAACTGCTTCTTAAAGTCACACCCGAGCAGGCGATTTTCTATGCCACCAAGATGGGTATTACTTCACCGCTTCAGGCCGTCCCGTCACTGGCTATCGGCACCAGCGAAGTCAGACTGATTGATCTCACTTCCGCCTATACTGTCTTCCCCAACGGCGGCATCCGCGTCCCCTACCGATATATTATGAAAATAACCGATCGTTACGGCAATATCCTTGAGGATAATACGAATATCCAGAAGGACGAGGTTCTCTCGGCGCAGACAGCCTATATTATGGTGAATATGTTGCAGTCGGTGATCGACAACGGCACCGGCCGCGGCGCCCGTGCCCTCGGATTCATCCGCGCCGCTGCCGGCAAGACGGGAACCTCCGATAATTTCGCCGATAACTGGTTTATCGGTTTTACCCCGCAGGTCACGACCGGGGTCTGGGTCGGATTTGATGATAAGACCTCCATCGGAAAAAATCAGACCGGCGGTGCCAATGCTCTCCCGATCTGGACCGCCATCATGCAAGCGGCAACCGATACTCTCCCAATGCTGGATTTTGAGCTGCCCGAGGGGATTGTGTTCGCCGATGTTTGTCTTAAATCGGGAAAACTGGCCACCGACCGCTGTGTCAATGTCAGACGCGAAGTTTTTAAGGCTAATGATGTCCCCACGGAGACCTGCCCCACTCACCCCTCCCGGGGATTATATGTCGGCCCCTCCAGCACTGATAAGTATCTAATTCCCGAGGACAGCGCCGATATCTATCATTTCTAGAGGCGATTTCGGAGCATAAAGAGGCTTCCGGCTCGTTTGAATCTGATGATACCTTGAATCAAATCATTATAGATATGACTTGACAGACCAGCGTAGGATTTTTTATTTTTGGTTCAATGCCGGAGTGGTGAAACTGGTAGACGCAGAGGACTCAAAATCCTCCGATGGCAACATCATGTCGGTTCGATTCCGACCTCCGGCATTTTGTATATCGTTGCAAAACAATAAGATACGGCCATTCGTTGACATTTCACACCACAATTAAAAAGGAGACAGCCATTTTCGGGCTATCCCCTTTCTGGAAGAATATCTGAAACTCAAGAGCACTTGGGCGCCGGGCCGCTTTTGTAGAGGTAATTTATCAGATAGGTAATGTCCTGTATATTGATGACATTGTTACCGGTTACGTTACCCGAGGCTTTGGGATTTGGAGCCGGCCCTCCCTTGTAGAGATAATTTATTAAATATGTGATATCCTGAATATTGACGATACCGTTCTTATTGACATCTCCGCAGATATAGGATGGAATGGCCATGGAGAACGGGGAGAGAGAAGAAGTCAGCCCGCAAATGATATTGGCGGCCGTATCAAGGGAGATAGTTATATCAATCCAAACACTGGTGTCATAATGCAGAAGTCGCAGTGATGATTCTTCCAGGGGAGATATGTTCGTGGCATCATAGTTGATACAGACCTGAACATTTCCCTCAAAAGCAGCGGAAGTAGTGATGTTGTAATATATCGGAGCGTTTTCCGGGACTATTTCGAACGCTGATGGCGGTTCCGGTCCATCACCGGTTATGGTCATGGTTGTGGAGTCGGCCTGCGAAACGCTGTCAAAGGTCAGACTGACAGTGGCGCCCAGATCCACTTGAACATCCTCTCCCTCTTCGGTGTATGACGCAAAAGTGCAGGCATCGCCGATACTATCTCCGTTACCGTCCTCCTGACCCGGATTAGGGGTGATCGGGCAATTATCCACCTGACATGTATTGGCAGGGTAGCCCGGATTACCAAAACCATCATGATCGGTATCGATGCAATTGTCACAGACATCCCCAATGCCATCCCCGTCGGTATCCTCCTGCACGGGGTTGCTTAAGGCCGGGCAATTATCTGCCTGGCAGGTATTGGCCGGGTAACCCGGATTGCCATAACCGTCATGGTCTGTGTCGGTACAATTATCACAGACATTTCCTATTCCATCACCATCGGCATCCTCCTGCATGGGATTGGCAACAGAGGAACAATTGTCTAAAGCATCGGGTACACCGTCGGCGTCGCTGTCGGCCCCGCCTATCACTGTCCAACAATAGGGGCCATGGAAACTCGGCGATGGGGATTCAAAAAGCCAGTCATATGCGTGGATCGCATGATCCACCGAATCAATACAGAATCTGCCCGTCTCATTGATAATCAAATGGAACTTCATATATATCTGCTCGCCCAGATTTGACGGCCAGGGCGAACAGCTTCTGTTTCCAAGGGCGCTGTGATTAATTGAATCCGGCAATACACCATCCCAACTGAATCCGGTTAATTGGTTAAATATATCCCATAATTGAAAAATGCTGAGGTACTCCACTGAATGAAATGCGCCTTGTCCTGCGACATCCTGATGAGTGACTCCGTAAATACTGGCATCAGGGCTATAGAGGACAAGGGTGAAAGAGTGGCCGAAGCGGGTGAAATCGTTATTGTTCATATATATGTCAATCGAAAATGGGACTCCAGCCATCACCGTATCCGGCGCCACGACAGGCGAGACCGCTGCGCGCATGGTCATGGAATGGACAAAATGCGGAACGGCAAACATGACAAGAAAACCGGTCATAAACAATATTGTCTTTCTCATTTTCATCTCCTTACTCATAATCCTGAACTAAAGGCAGCCTGTGGGGCAGATCGGGGCTGACCCTGCGCAATACAGATATTTTAGGATGCGAATACAGTCGAGCATGTCTATCTGGCAATCGCCGTTGGCATCAGCCTTGCGTAGACACGGTGGTGTCGGACCGCCTTTATATAGGTAATTTATGATATATGCTATATCTCCGATATTGACTGCGTTATTATTATTTGCATCTCCCGGTTTATTGCAGCAATCCATGATACCAGGCCAGGTAAATATGTAGGGACGCCTGCCAATCCAGGATCGGGCTTTGTCAATCATTGTCTGAAGGCCGAGCAGGCCGTCATCATATTCCGTGGCGAGAATATTCACAAAAGTCAGAGTGTCGGTTGCCGAAAGATTGTACTGCCCTATGACGGTAACCATGCTCAAGTTCTGATAGAGGGAGTCTTCCATTTCCGGATGAGTCGATTGCCAGGGTTGATAAATAGTTAGACCGATAAGCTTCTTATAAAGTTGCGATGCCACGATGTGGCCGGTGGGCAGCACCCAATCAGAATTGAGGCATGTGAACGCACCGCGTAAGGTGCGAATACTGTCGCCCGGATATCCGAATGGGATTCTATAACCATCATAGTAAGCAAAAGCGCCATAACGCTGGTTGGCCAGGACGCAATCATTGTTGGGGATTGCGTCAGTGCCATATTCCGCTCCATAACAATACATCATCCGACGGCTAATGTCGGCACCCGAACCATTTTCAACAGTAGAATCCGAAGGAACATCCCAATCCATGATCTCGCCTATGAACACTCCGTTCACGGTGGTGCCCGCGTTATTATAGATCCTCAGCCTTTGGACTATAAAATCACAGCTGTCCGAGGCTAAAGGCGCCCATATATTCGGGCGTTATCGTCTTCCCCAATTAAATTGTTGGTGATATCGCAATCATTGAAGAAATCAAGGTTATTTCCCAAGTTCTCGCCACTTCTGCCTAGGTTGCCGGAATTGCTGAGTGATATTTTTTTGCATGAGGTTCTAATTGAAGCCCATTCAGGAAACTGCACCGAATCGGCGATAACCAGATGGATTTTCAGAGTGTCGGGACTCCCGAGAAAATTACCGTTAAAAACAATTATGCCGTCAAATCCAAAAGGACTGCTGGTGACTACCCCACCTTTATTCAGTTGGACATTCATATAACAATAAGACGGCTCTGTGTATGGTATTGTGGTTGGAGCGCTGGCCACACCGAGCCAATCGTAAGCCGTACCCGTGATCCTGATAGCCGTTATCGAGCTGAATACTATGTCTGCATTGCCCAGGTTCTCAAGTCTGACAAGGGTATCGAGTTGGTGACCCGGCTTGACCCAGGTAGGAAAAGCGAATTCTTTAGGCGTGAAGCTCAATATCGGGTTTGGAATAGGGTCCACGCATGGAAGACGGAACCATTTTACTGGATTAGTGGTCCATACTCCCTCATCTTGAGGGCAGCTGCCAGGATACCTGTCATTAACGTAGAAAACATCCAAATAATTAGTTCCGGAATAACTGCCAGAGGGATCAACAATTGGAACACCGGCAAAATTGCCGCCCGCGGCGTCCATTCCAAATCTAGACATTGCGGGCCACATGTCGGATTCGCACATGACCGCACCGATCGTATCGCAATGGGGCGTGTAGGTATTCGTAAGATTGCGCGATATATCCCACTTGCGTCCCTCATCGTTGGAAATAGCGACGTATAACTCACCATTGGCGGTTCCTGACGAGTTATTTGCCGTCCAGTTACTCTGATGGCAATCGTCATTTTTACCGTTGAAAATGTCATTGAATTGTACAAAGAGGGCGTATAATTTACCATCACACTCCGAAATCTGCATCTTTACGATCGACATCGTATTCCAAGCGCCTCCGAAGCAACCGTACTCCGGTAGATCCCAGTTGGCGTCTTTTATCAAGCTGATTTGTGATGGGAATTGCTCGCCCCAATGGTATAAGCGACTTCCAAAGAAATGAGGAAAAGTGCCTCCATTGGCCGGGGAATACTCCCGGGCATCCCATATGACATGGAGTTTGTCGCCGGTATCAATGAGACATGAAAGATCGTTGCCGGCGCGCCATCCGCTTTTGGAGGAATCGGATTTCGTAATATTCTGTTTCTCGTCCCAGGTCGCACCCAGATTATTGGACAACATATAGTAGATATCGTTGTCCTGTTGTCGATCTCGATCAACCGATTCATATCCGCCCGGGATGGCGGGAAGATTGGCGGTCCAGACAAGCGCCACTTTGCCGCTGACCCGGGAGGCCGTCACTGTCTGCGAAATGCCGTTCGAAACAGTATCTATCATCTTGGGCGGATAGTCCCAGGTGCCGGCAATATCACTCCCGTGCCGTCTAAAATAGACAATGAATCCCGGATCCCCCCCGTTGAATTGCTGCGCAAATACATGAGTAACCGTATCCCCATTCCAAACCTGATATTCCATCGAGGGCCACTGGTAAAGATAATCGCCCTCGGGATCAAAGAAATAGCTGAGCAGGCTGTCCGGAATCCTGCTACGATAAGCTGAAAAATAGCAGGAGGCGGGAAGATAATCATACGAAACAGTTGCTACCATGGCATCGTTCCAGGAACTTCTATGATGGTTACCTATAACCGTTTTTCCCTCAGTGTCAACGTCAAGAGCCGCATAACCGGAATAATCGGATAAAGGATGAATGCAACATCCGCCTCCCTCATCGGAGCCTGCATGGATCAGGCGCCCCTGAACAGGGTCCCAGGCTTCATATGCTGTCCGGCGATCCCCCCAAAGAATTCGATTAAGCTGCTTCATCCAGGTGAAATGAACCATCTGCGTGGCTCGCCAATCCACCTGACGGTTCATCCGACAATTAGACTGCTGGTCATAGGTAGTAAGACCGATTTGCATGCCGGGTGAGGCGCTGGCCACCTGATCAAACCCAAGATTGGCTGGTTCTTTCATTTCTGCCGCTTCTATTGGCACCTTTTGGGGTATTTCCGAAGGAATCGGCAGACGGGGAACTGCACTTATAGAAATGGAGTTCTGTATTTCCCCCTCAGCACAGGCAATACTGGCCAGGGCAATCATGAATAAGTTGATAGCCAAGGCCGTCAGCAATGCTATGATTATTCTCATAGTCTCCTCCGGTATAAATATTGTCTAATAACCAAGAACAGGCCGTGCTCAAGCCCAACTAAATATAACAGCTTTTCGAAAACTATCAAGCAGGTATTTTATCTGCATTTAACCCCCGTGGCCATATAAAGCCGCTTTTCGGGCAATGCTAAGTCGCTGACAACTAAAAGGTTATTGTTAGAGTTGGGCTATAATTCCGACCTCCGGCATGTTTTAACCGAGACAATTTCATCGTAAGTCTTTGATGCTTCGGGAATATTGTGAACGAAAAAAGTTGCTTTTCTATTCTTATGGTCAATTTCAACCCTATCTACAAAATTGTTAATTGCCATTTTCACTTGGGACGGCAACTCAGAATGCAATAAAGAAAAGGCATTCTTAGAAAGTTCCATTATCTCCC
This window of the Candidatus Zixiibacteriota bacterium genome carries:
- a CDS encoding thrombospondin type 3 repeat-containing protein codes for the protein MRKTILFMTGFLVMFAVPHFVHSMTMRAAVSPVVAPDTVMAGVPFSIDIYMNNNDFTRFGHSFTLVLYSPDASIYGVTHQDVAGQGAFHSVEYLSIFQLWDIFNQLTGFSWDGVLPDSINHSALGNRSCSPWPSNLGEQIYMKFHLIINETGRFCIDSVDHAIHAYDWLFESPSPSFHGPYCWTVIGGADSDADGVPDALDNCSSVANPMQEDADGDGIGNVCDNCTDTDHDGYGNPGYPANTCQADNCPALSNPVQEDTDGDGIGDVCDNCIDTDHDGFGNPGYPANTCQVDNCPITPNPGQEDGNGDSIGDACTFASYTEEGEDVQVDLGATVSLTFDSVSQADSTTMTITGDGPEPPSAFEIVPENAPIYYNITTSAAFEGNVQVCINYDATNISPLEESSLRLLHYDTSVWIDITISLDTAANIICGLTSSLSPFSMAIPSYICGDVNKNGIVNIQDITYLINYLYKGGPAPNPKASGNVTGNNVINIQDITYLINYLYKSGPAPKCS
- a CDS encoding PBP1A family penicillin-binding protein produces the protein MNDLINEVKVNRKKVIRSILILAALFSILAAIIFYRLYMIYQKDLPSFESLHNIEPSLKTKIYSADGTLLQEYFNENRVLTPYKEIPGKMVDMLLAVEDREFFDHWGVNIGRTLKATLIDLVRWRRAQGASTITQQLARMLFLHRRKTFERKIKEALTAIKLERTYSKEEILQMYLNQYYFGRGAYGLSASARAYFDKSIEDLTVSDCALLVGLLKAPSRYNLVDSTEQALRIRNNSLYSYYDWGKISRREYDSLQELPLELKSPEEQTGRAPYFTELIRQYILDRYGEDQLYSGGLKVISTLHWGLQEQAERAMKEKLDTMQAFYERVYSINNPYYTFLIPAPAGGYARRAYKEIQGAAVAINNENANVLVMVGGKSFVESKFNRATQALRQPGSAFKPFVYTAAMDNGYHPSDIFYDNSIVLNIPGAKEWRPQNFDDEFMGEMTLRDGLRLSRNLIAIKLLLKVTPEQAIFYATKMGITSPLQAVPSLAIGTSEVRLIDLTSAYTVFPNGGIRVPYRYIMKITDRYGNILEDNTNIQKDEVLSAQTAYIMVNMLQSVIDNGTGRGARALGFIRAAAGKTGTSDNFADNWFIGFTPQVTTGVWVGFDDKTSIGKNQTGGANALPIWTAIMQAATDTLPMLDFELPEGIVFADVCLKSGKLATDRCVNVRREVFKANDVPTETCPTHPSRGLYVGPSSTDKYLIPEDSADIYHF
- a CDS encoding dockerin type I repeat-containing protein produces the protein MDWDVPSDSTVENGSGADISRRMMYCYGAEYGTDAIPNNDCVLANQRYGAFAYYDGYRIPFGYPGDSIRTLRGAFTCLNSDWVLPTGHIVASQLYKKLIGLTIYQPWQSTHPEMEDSLYQNLSMVTVIGQYNLSATDTLTFVNILATEYDDGLLGLQTMIDKARSWIGRRPYIFTWPGIMDCCNKPGDANNNNAVNIGDIAYIINYLYKGGPTPPCLRKADANGDCQIDMLDCIRILKYLYCAGSAPICPTGCL